One segment of Babylonia areolata isolate BAREFJ2019XMU chromosome 24, ASM4173473v1, whole genome shotgun sequence DNA contains the following:
- the LOC143299040 gene encoding membrane-associated progesterone receptor component 1-like, which translates to MADYSGTDEAGSGFFSNLATELFTSPLNLALLGICGFLIYKIIASRRRAEPSQPKEPELPPLKKQDFTLEQLREYDGKGKNGRILIAVNGKVFDVTKGKRFYGPGGPYGLFSGRDASRALATFSLNEDSLRDEYDDLSDLNSMQMESVREWEMQFTEKYVYVGKLLKPGEQPADYTDTEDEGGDEKKPPAEKKTD; encoded by the exons ATGGCCGACTACAGTGGCACGGATGAGGCGGGAAGTGGCTTCTTCTCAAACCTGGCGACCGAATTGTTTACAAGTCCTTTGAATTTAGCCTTGCTTGGCATCTGTGGTTTCCTTATCTACAAAATCATCGCCAGCAGGCGCAGGGCAGAGCCTTCGCAACCAAAGGAGCCCGAACTTCCGCCATTGAAGAAACAAGACTTCACATTGGAACAGTTGAGAGAGTACGACGGCAAAGGAAAGAACGGACGCATTTTAATTGCAGTTAATGGAAAGGTGTTCGATGTCACGAAAGGGAAACGCTTCTATGGACCAG GGGGTCCGTATGGTTTGTTTTCGGGGCGGGACGCCTCAAGGGCCTTGGCTACTTTCTCCTTGAATGAAGACTCACTGCGAGATGAATATGATGATCTCAGCGACCTTAACTCCATGCAGATGGAAAGTGTGCGGGAGTGGGAGATGCAGTTTACAG aGAAATATGTGTACGTGGGGAAGTTGCTGAAGCCCGGGGAGCAGCCTGCCGACTACACAGACACTGAGGACGAAGGGGGGGACGAGAAGAAACCGCCTgctgagaaaaagacagactga